Proteins encoded in a region of the Streptomyces sp. NBC_00258 genome:
- a CDS encoding SDR family oxidoreductase, whose translation MAQVLVTGGTGFIGSWCVLTLLDAGHAVRTTVRDLQREPALRSWLHAAAPFDDDRLTVVRADLEHPDGWDDAVADCDFVLHVASPTLRHTPANDDELVVPAREGVLRVLRAARDSGVRRVVLTSAFGAIGIGHPRRPTPFTEADWTNVASDIPPYQRSKTLAERAAWQFIEDEGGGLELTAVHPVGVLGPLLGPDDPPSLRLVRRMLEGRVPACPPFGMGFVDVRDVADLHLRAMTDPAAAGERFLSIAGHSLRVLDIARILHDRLGERAAKAPTRELPVWLARALGVVNPELRLLRHQLGRDLDATSAKAEQLLGWQARPIQDTIAETAENLLAHGIGK comes from the coding sequence ATGGCCCAGGTACTGGTCACCGGAGGAACAGGATTCATCGGGAGCTGGTGCGTCCTGACTCTGCTCGACGCCGGGCACGCCGTCCGCACCACAGTCCGCGACCTGCAACGCGAGCCGGCGCTGCGCTCCTGGCTCCATGCGGCCGCGCCGTTCGACGACGACCGTCTCACGGTCGTACGCGCCGACCTCGAACACCCCGACGGCTGGGACGATGCCGTCGCCGACTGCGACTTCGTCCTCCACGTCGCCTCGCCGACCCTGCGCCATACGCCGGCGAACGACGACGAGTTGGTGGTCCCGGCACGCGAGGGCGTCCTGCGGGTGCTGCGCGCCGCCCGCGACTCCGGCGTGCGCCGGGTCGTCCTGACGAGCGCCTTCGGCGCCATCGGGATCGGGCACCCCCGGCGACCGACCCCGTTCACCGAGGCGGACTGGACCAACGTCGCCAGCGATATCCCGCCCTACCAGCGGTCCAAGACGCTCGCCGAACGCGCAGCCTGGCAGTTCATCGAAGACGAAGGCGGCGGTCTCGAACTGACAGCGGTTCATCCCGTGGGGGTCCTTGGACCCCTGCTCGGCCCGGACGACCCACCATCGCTGCGTCTGGTGCGCAGAATGCTCGAGGGCAGGGTTCCTGCGTGCCCTCCCTTCGGGATGGGCTTCGTCGACGTACGCGACGTCGCGGATCTGCACCTGCGCGCGATGACCGATCCGGCAGCCGCCGGCGAACGATTCCTGTCAATCGCCGGGCACAGCCTGCGCGTTCTCGACATCGCGCGCATTCTGCATGATCGCCTGGGTGAGCGCGCCGCGAAGGCCCCGACCCGCGAACTGCCCGTGTGGCTCGCGCGCGCACTGGGCGTCGTGAACCCCGAACTGCGACTGCTCAGGCACCAGCTCGGCCGGGATCTCGACGCCACAAGCGCCAAGGCGGAGCAACTGCTCGGCTGGCAGGCGCGTCCCATCCAGGACACCATCGCGGAGACCGCCGAGAACCTTCTCGCCCACGGCATCGGAAAATGA
- a CDS encoding helix-turn-helix transcriptional regulator, with product MGMSLDERVRSAVAALLHVAGESQADLAAAVGVSQAQVSRRQSGTAAWSLADCEAVAAHYGIDVLELLAGPTRAAESLLEARPRTPGRHVPSARPAAVDGGV from the coding sequence ATGGGTATGAGCCTGGATGAGCGGGTGCGGTCTGCTGTGGCGGCGCTCCTTCACGTGGCGGGTGAGTCGCAGGCCGACCTCGCTGCCGCGGTAGGGGTGAGCCAGGCGCAGGTGAGTCGCCGTCAGTCCGGTACGGCCGCGTGGAGTCTGGCGGACTGCGAGGCGGTTGCCGCGCACTACGGCATCGATGTTCTCGAACTTCTTGCGGGGCCCACCCGGGCTGCGGAGTCGCTGCTCGAAGCACGTCCGCGGACTCCCGGCCGCCACGTCCCCAGTGCGCGCCCTGCGGCTGTGGACGGGGGAGTCTGA
- a CDS encoding aldo/keto reductase yields the protein MHYIKLGMTGLDVSPVAIGAMTYGEPDRGHPVWSKGEQDARPLIKHALETGINFFDTANMYSNGSSEEILGRALKDFADRDDVVIATKLRHPMRLGPNGRGLSRKAIMAEVDHSLRRLGTDYIDLYQIHRNDHSTPWEETLEALNDLVRAGKVRYLGASSMHAWEFAKALHLQKQNGWARFVSMQDHYNLLAREEEREMIPLCLDEGVGTIIWSPLARGRLARAWDDARSTTRSETDGAYADLLYSPEQEASNHAIIEAVGQAANSHGVSRAQVALAWLRRQPVVTAPLVGAGSIRQIDEAVASLDIELTDDEVRALEAPYTPRYDWQGVSDEAEMEAIRQRVPGMALA from the coding sequence ATGCATTACATCAAGCTCGGCATGACCGGCCTCGACGTGTCCCCGGTCGCGATCGGCGCGATGACCTACGGCGAACCCGACCGCGGGCACCCCGTCTGGTCGAAGGGCGAACAGGACGCGCGACCGCTCATCAAGCACGCGCTGGAGACGGGGATCAACTTCTTCGACACCGCGAACATGTACTCCAACGGTTCCAGCGAGGAGATCCTCGGCCGCGCGCTGAAGGACTTCGCCGACCGCGACGACGTGGTGATCGCCACGAAGCTGCGCCATCCGATGCGACTGGGGCCCAACGGCCGCGGCCTGTCCCGCAAGGCGATCATGGCCGAGGTCGACCACTCGCTGCGCCGCCTGGGCACCGACTACATCGACCTCTACCAGATCCACCGCAACGACCACTCCACCCCCTGGGAGGAGACCCTCGAGGCGCTCAACGACCTCGTGAGGGCCGGCAAGGTCCGCTACCTCGGCGCCTCGTCCATGCACGCCTGGGAGTTCGCGAAGGCGCTGCACCTGCAGAAGCAGAACGGCTGGGCGCGATTCGTGTCCATGCAGGACCACTACAACCTGCTCGCCCGCGAGGAGGAGCGGGAGATGATCCCGCTGTGCCTGGACGAGGGCGTCGGCACGATCATCTGGTCGCCACTGGCCCGCGGCCGCCTGGCCCGCGCGTGGGACGACGCCCGCTCGACGACGCGCTCCGAGACGGACGGCGCCTACGCGGACCTGCTCTACTCGCCCGAGCAGGAGGCGTCCAACCACGCGATCATCGAGGCGGTCGGACAGGCCGCGAACTCCCACGGCGTCAGCCGCGCACAGGTCGCGCTCGCCTGGCTGCGCCGCCAGCCGGTCGTGACCGCACCTCTGGTCGGCGCCGGCTCGATCCGGCAGATCGACGAGGCGGTGGCCTCCCTCGACATCGAGCTCACCGACGACGAGGTGCGCGCCCTGGAGGCTCCGTACACCCCCCGATACGACTGGCAGGGGGTCTCGGACGAGGCCGAGATGGAGGCCATCCGCCAGCGCGTTCCCGGAATGGCCCTCGCATGA
- a CDS encoding helix-turn-helix domain-containing protein produces the protein MAEFDAIDALLAGAGQEVRLPPAQERRRLREGLSLSRAQLAQALGVGASTVGGWEAGRDPSGDVREKYGYFLEGARTKLDAVAAAAAPADAPGPAADSLAEEDQASDTDNGDADTGVLAEPRPCVLCGQPARHQVEGFPQHLDPAECGTAAPVPAQPEKPAPRPASRQPARAGEPGRAASGVKVVPVGRRVQVASDTPDLIGSAVAAALAEHAGDVEAATAALVKRAIPDAMALLDHTRKGGRYDVVAHPWLPDILRKQSARGADQVWEARPKWSRPELPAGEHEITALDINGAYLSALKTHLPLGQLEHSTGDHHDRRRAGLHLITPPAWDHGSYLPDPIGNRDEPGPLWVTEPTLRLLLRVSGPKYGLCDPPEIHESWTSGATEGLLEKFRIVLKDARDRAIAEGDEVTLEYVKAMYSKFVSTLGESNYNRELYRTDWMHLIRSQAFANLWWKAHRAYDEGLMVVRAMGTDELHVAGDWRAVFPEGRGVTEVKVKDVYTVGTDQDPALQRPESPS, from the coding sequence ATGGCGGAATTCGACGCGATCGACGCTCTGCTTGCCGGAGCCGGGCAGGAGGTCCGGCTGCCGCCTGCCCAGGAGCGACGGCGGCTGCGCGAGGGGCTGAGCCTCTCGCGTGCACAGCTCGCGCAGGCTTTGGGTGTCGGCGCCTCGACGGTCGGAGGGTGGGAGGCGGGCCGGGACCCGAGTGGGGACGTGCGGGAGAAGTACGGGTACTTCCTCGAGGGAGCCCGCACCAAGCTGGACGCCGTCGCGGCCGCGGCAGCACCCGCCGACGCTCCCGGCCCGGCAGCAGACAGCCTGGCCGAAGAGGACCAGGCCTCCGACACGGACAACGGCGACGCCGACACCGGAGTCCTGGCCGAGCCCCGGCCGTGTGTGCTGTGCGGGCAGCCGGCCCGGCATCAGGTCGAAGGGTTCCCGCAGCACCTGGACCCCGCCGAGTGCGGCACCGCCGCCCCCGTACCCGCGCAGCCGGAGAAGCCCGCGCCCCGCCCGGCCTCGCGGCAGCCGGCACGGGCGGGGGAGCCGGGTCGGGCGGCTTCCGGTGTGAAGGTTGTGCCGGTCGGCCGCCGGGTGCAGGTGGCCTCCGACACCCCGGATCTCATCGGTTCCGCGGTGGCGGCCGCGCTCGCCGAGCACGCCGGCGACGTCGAAGCCGCGACCGCCGCGTTGGTGAAGCGGGCGATCCCGGATGCGATGGCGCTGCTGGACCACACCCGTAAGGGCGGCCGCTACGACGTGGTCGCGCACCCGTGGCTGCCGGACATCCTGCGCAAGCAGAGTGCCCGCGGCGCGGACCAGGTGTGGGAGGCCCGCCCCAAGTGGAGCCGGCCGGAACTGCCCGCGGGCGAGCACGAGATCACCGCGCTCGACATCAACGGCGCCTACCTGTCCGCACTCAAGACCCACCTGCCGCTCGGCCAGCTGGAACACTCCACCGGCGATCACCACGACCGCCGCCGAGCCGGCCTGCACCTGATCACCCCGCCCGCCTGGGACCACGGCTCCTACCTGCCGGACCCGATCGGCAACCGGGATGAGCCCGGCCCGCTATGGGTCACCGAACCGACCCTGCGTCTGCTGCTGCGCGTGTCCGGGCCGAAGTACGGGCTGTGCGACCCGCCCGAGATCCACGAGTCGTGGACGTCGGGGGCCACGGAGGGGCTGCTGGAGAAGTTCCGCATCGTGCTGAAGGACGCTCGGGACCGGGCGATCGCCGAAGGCGACGAGGTGACGCTGGAGTATGTGAAGGCGATGTACTCGAAGTTCGTGTCCACGCTGGGGGAGTCGAACTACAACCGGGAGCTCTACCGCACCGACTGGATGCACCTCATCCGCTCCCAGGCCTTCGCGAACCTGTGGTGGAAAGCGCACCGGGCGTACGACGAGGGCCTGATGGTCGTCCGCGCCATGGGCACCGACGAACTGCACGTGGCCGGCGACTGGCGCGCGGTGTTCCCCGAAGGACGCGGCGTCACCGAAGTGAAGGTCAAGGACGTCTACACCGTCGGCACCGATCAGGATCCGGCCCTGCAACGCCCCGAGAGTCCTTCCTGA
- a CDS encoding TetR/AcrR family transcriptional regulator, whose amino-acid sequence MVRSDARENRARILAAAREALAADGNTSMNQIAQRAGVGAGTLYRNFPTREALVLAVYQDEVARITGTVPHLLAQMPPLEALRHWTTDLVEAMRRKHGLGDALGPGAHQAISEQSYGPVIAAITQLLDAGKKDHSIRADADPGDFLQLTGALWRAASSPQDRAPHMLALILDGLRTHR is encoded by the coding sequence GTGGTCCGTTCAGACGCCCGTGAGAACAGGGCGCGCATCCTCGCCGCCGCACGCGAAGCGCTCGCCGCGGACGGCAACACGTCGATGAACCAGATCGCCCAGCGAGCGGGAGTCGGCGCCGGCACCCTCTACCGCAACTTCCCCACACGCGAGGCACTGGTCTTGGCCGTCTACCAGGACGAGGTCGCACGCATCACCGGCACCGTGCCCCACCTGCTGGCCCAGATGCCGCCACTGGAAGCGCTCCGCCACTGGACGACCGACCTCGTCGAGGCCATGCGCAGAAAACACGGCCTCGGCGACGCACTCGGCCCGGGCGCACACCAGGCGATCAGCGAGCAGAGCTACGGACCGGTCATCGCCGCGATCACGCAGCTCCTCGACGCCGGCAAGAAGGACCACAGCATCCGCGCGGACGCCGACCCAGGCGACTTCCTCCAACTCACAGGCGCACTGTGGCGCGCCGCGTCCAGCCCCCAGGACCGGGCACCCCACATGCTCGCGCTCATCCTCGACGGACTCCGCACCCACCGGTAG
- a CDS encoding Helicase associated domain protein — protein MTLRPHQAEAVDSVVRHLHSPSGGGFPSEGLRTQVVAATGSGKTLVAVEAARRLPARRVLVLVPTLDLLTQMTRSWRGGGRRGAMVGVCSLRAEESEGVPCTTDPDELVAWVSGLESVTVFATYASVGLGILQRAHAVGLPVWDLMVVDEAHRTSGDGSKPWAAVHDQQQIPAVRRLYMTATARIWEAEGVRPRLVASMDEDSPVFGPVAYKLRLSEAIRLGLVAPYQVLCLDIRDPELYAALTSEDSGSPVIRGARLAAVQAGLMRAAVEERFRRVLSFHSRIGEAEAMAAGMPAVAARLAEDDPDSFPVAERVWADWLYGEHAPLHRRRVLDEFASDFLGAAGSGGVDIPAALRVLSSVRVLGEGVDTAECDAVLFADARGSMVDIVQMVGRALRMQPGTGKLATLIVPVFLGPDEDPDEMLTSDAYTTLTKVLSALRAHDTETIEALADPRLRNSRPAAESDDAQDETDAATDSQEQGPDAGRVSGAAAGVLRFSEERDPLALTQFIRLRIIDPESAYWRRGIEAATRWLRETDNSELRVPYTFVAPAEWGAVGGYPLGRWLADVRRYYAAGTLEAGRVVELEALGMVWSAWDTAFAEGLAVAREWAAEHGHLLPPATAVAEGGFPIGTWTKNQRAAVRKTLRNAERRAAGEPGISSVGELPESRMEALEAIDPGWCPAWEVGWQRCFRLALARIQAGGTLPMVSGEVIVQGEDLGAWAAAQRTGWDRLLPAQQWLLANALGLEPADETEQPPARRTQADRWATHLAAARQFHTREGHLNVGRKHVEELTGEDGEDGTAIRLGGWLDNTRRRAARLTPERRTELDELGMRW, from the coding sequence ATGACGCTCCGTCCCCACCAGGCCGAAGCCGTGGACAGCGTGGTCAGGCACCTCCACTCCCCCTCCGGCGGCGGGTTTCCCTCCGAGGGCCTGAGAACGCAGGTCGTCGCCGCCACCGGGTCCGGCAAGACACTGGTCGCCGTGGAAGCAGCACGCCGACTGCCCGCACGGCGTGTGCTGGTCCTGGTGCCGACACTCGACCTGCTGACGCAGATGACCCGGTCCTGGCGGGGCGGAGGGCGTCGGGGCGCGATGGTGGGGGTTTGCTCACTGCGAGCGGAGGAGAGCGAGGGTGTGCCGTGCACGACCGACCCTGACGAGCTGGTCGCATGGGTGTCGGGTCTGGAGTCGGTGACGGTCTTCGCGACGTACGCGTCCGTGGGGCTGGGCATCCTTCAGCGGGCGCATGCGGTCGGCTTGCCGGTGTGGGACCTGATGGTCGTGGACGAGGCACACCGGACCAGCGGGGATGGTTCGAAGCCGTGGGCTGCGGTGCATGACCAGCAGCAGATTCCGGCGGTGCGGCGGCTGTACATGACGGCCACGGCCCGTATCTGGGAGGCGGAGGGGGTTCGGCCGCGTCTGGTGGCGAGCATGGATGAGGATTCTCCGGTGTTCGGGCCGGTGGCGTACAAGCTGCGGTTGTCGGAGGCGATCCGGCTCGGGTTGGTGGCGCCCTACCAGGTGCTGTGTCTCGACATCCGCGACCCGGAGCTCTACGCCGCCCTCACGAGCGAGGACAGCGGCTCCCCGGTGATTCGTGGTGCCCGGTTGGCGGCTGTCCAGGCCGGGTTGATGCGCGCAGCTGTCGAGGAGCGGTTCCGGCGGGTGCTGTCGTTCCACAGCCGGATCGGTGAGGCGGAGGCGATGGCGGCCGGAATGCCGGCGGTCGCGGCCCGGCTCGCGGAGGACGATCCCGACTCCTTCCCGGTTGCGGAGCGGGTGTGGGCGGATTGGCTGTACGGCGAACACGCGCCCCTTCACCGGCGTCGGGTGCTGGACGAGTTCGCCTCCGATTTCCTCGGCGCCGCTGGGTCCGGTGGCGTGGATATTCCTGCTGCGTTGCGGGTGTTGAGTTCCGTTCGGGTTCTTGGTGAGGGTGTCGACACCGCTGAATGTGATGCGGTGCTTTTCGCGGACGCGCGTGGGTCGATGGTCGATATCGTGCAGATGGTCGGGCGGGCGCTGCGGATGCAGCCGGGTACCGGGAAACTGGCCACGCTGATCGTGCCCGTCTTCCTGGGGCCGGATGAAGATCCGGATGAAATGCTGACCTCCGACGCGTACACCACTCTCACGAAGGTCCTCAGCGCCCTGCGGGCACACGACACGGAGACGATCGAGGCCCTTGCCGATCCGCGTCTGCGCAACAGCCGCCCCGCGGCCGAATCCGACGACGCGCAGGACGAGACCGACGCTGCCACCGACAGTCAAGAGCAAGGCCCGGACGCGGGGCGGGTAAGTGGCGCGGCCGCCGGAGTGCTGCGCTTCAGCGAGGAGCGCGACCCCCTGGCGCTGACGCAGTTCATCCGGCTGCGGATCATCGACCCCGAGAGCGCCTACTGGCGGCGCGGCATCGAGGCAGCCACACGGTGGCTGCGCGAGACCGACAACAGCGAACTGCGCGTGCCGTACACGTTCGTTGCCCCGGCCGAGTGGGGTGCGGTGGGTGGGTATCCGCTGGGGCGGTGGCTTGCGGATGTACGGCGCTACTACGCCGCCGGCACCCTCGAAGCCGGACGCGTCGTCGAGCTGGAGGCGCTGGGAATGGTGTGGTCGGCGTGGGACACCGCGTTCGCCGAAGGCCTCGCCGTCGCCCGCGAATGGGCCGCCGAACACGGGCATCTGCTGCCGCCCGCCACGGCTGTCGCCGAGGGCGGCTTCCCTATTGGCACCTGGACGAAGAACCAGCGCGCGGCGGTCCGCAAGACACTCCGGAACGCCGAACGGCGTGCGGCCGGGGAACCCGGCATCTCAAGCGTCGGCGAGCTGCCGGAGAGCCGCATGGAGGCGCTGGAGGCGATCGATCCGGGGTGGTGTCCTGCGTGGGAGGTTGGATGGCAGCGCTGCTTCCGTCTCGCCCTCGCCCGCATCCAGGCCGGCGGCACCCTGCCCATGGTGTCGGGCGAGGTGATCGTCCAGGGCGAGGATCTCGGCGCGTGGGCCGCCGCGCAGCGTACGGGATGGGACCGGCTGCTACCGGCACAGCAGTGGCTCCTGGCCAACGCACTCGGGTTGGAACCCGCAGATGAGACGGAACAGCCGCCGGCTCGCCGGACACAGGCCGACCGGTGGGCCACCCACCTCGCCGCCGCCCGCCAGTTCCATACCCGCGAAGGGCATCTGAATGTGGGACGCAAGCACGTTGAGGAGTTGACGGGCGAGGACGGGGAAGATGGCACAGCCATTCGGCTCGGAGGATGGCTCGACAACACCCGCAGGAGGGCCGCCAGGCTGACGCCGGAGCGCCGCACGGAACTCGACGAGCTCGGCATGCGCTGGTAG